A genomic region of uncultured Acidilobus sp. JCHS contains the following coding sequences:
- a CDS encoding mevalonate kinase — MRYSRARAPAKVILFGEHFVVNGSRAIATALDLFTSVTAAEKASWPLELESASLGLKCVTGPELTCSSRELEPLLSTIRAMRSRGYDVPPARLTIESDIPPSAGLGSSASVSAATAAALTALADQDIGPEELFEVTMEGERVAHGNPSGVDPATVVYGGTIVFRRGQGVLERLERGLSVPLVVADSGLRRSTAAPVLNVLRFLDRVGPLRGSLLGLVEQLIDLAWSAIRGNQLEDIGALMNINHGLLSAIGVSTPELEELIYAARRAGALGSKLTGAGWGGSIIALPGPGSVEAVLEALRSRSGWVRALGSGVRGAQVIEVSP, encoded by the coding sequence ATGAGGTACTCGAGGGCCAGAGCGCCAGCCAAGGTGATACTGTTCGGCGAGCATTTTGTGGTCAACGGCTCAAGGGCCATAGCCACAGCGCTCGACCTATTTACATCCGTTACGGCGGCCGAGAAGGCCTCGTGGCCGCTCGAGCTTGAGTCGGCCTCCCTTGGCCTGAAGTGCGTCACAGGCCCTGAGCTGACGTGCAGCTCAAGGGAGCTTGAGCCCCTGCTGTCAACGATAAGGGCGATGCGCTCAAGGGGCTATGACGTACCTCCGGCCAGGCTCACCATAGAGAGTGACATACCTCCATCGGCTGGACTTGGCTCAAGCGCCTCAGTCTCAGCAGCCACCGCGGCCGCCCTTACGGCCCTGGCGGACCAGGACATAGGCCCTGAGGAGCTCTTCGAGGTGACCATGGAGGGCGAGAGGGTGGCCCACGGGAACCCAAGCGGCGTTGACCCCGCCACGGTGGTCTACGGCGGCACCATAGTCTTCAGGAGGGGGCAGGGCGTCCTGGAGAGGCTCGAGAGGGGGCTCAGCGTGCCCCTGGTGGTGGCGGACTCCGGCCTGAGGAGGAGCACGGCGGCCCCCGTGCTCAACGTGCTGAGGTTCCTTGACAGGGTCGGTCCCCTCAGGGGCTCCCTGCTGGGCCTCGTAGAGCAGCTGATAGACCTGGCCTGGTCAGCCATAAGGGGCAACCAGCTCGAGGACATAGGGGCCCTCATGAACATAAACCACGGCCTCCTCTCCGCCATAGGCGTCTCGACCCCTGAGCTCGAGGAGCTCATCTACGCCGCCAGGAGGGCTGGGGCCCTGGGCTCCAAGCTTACGGGGGCCGGCTGGGGAGGGTCGATAATTGCGCTGCCTGGCCCAGGCTCAGTCGAGGCTGTTCTCGAGGCCCTGAGGTCAAGGTCAGGCTGGGTCAGGGCCCTTGGCTCAGGGGTCAGGGGAGCGCAGGTCATTGAGGTGAGCCCCTAG